GCGACCTGGCTGACCAGATGGAAGCCGAGCTCAGCGCGGTGCTGCTGGGATTTGAGGTCGAGGGCCTCGCCGAAGAGCTGATCGCCTTTGGAGCGGACAAGGTTATCGTGGTGGACGATCCCGAACTGAAGAACTTCCGCGACATCCGCTATGCCAAAGCGCTCACTGAACTGGCCCGCAAACACAAGCCCGCCGTGATCCTCGCCGGCGCCACAGTTACCGGCAGGTCATTCATTCCGCGGGTGGCTATCCAACTGCATACAGGCCTCACCGCCGACTGCACCGGCCTGGAATACGACTCCGAAACTGGAAACCTGCTCCAAACCAGGCCTGCCTTCGGAGGCAACATCATGGCTACCATCGTCACCTCCAATCACCGACCCCAAATGGCCACCGTGCGCCATAAAGTGATGAACGCCCTCCCCCGCGACGACAATCGCTCGGGAATCGTTATCCAGGAACAGGTGGCCTTTGAACTGGACGAGGAAGACAGCTCCTGGCTGGGTTTTGAGCCGGAAGCCTCGACGCTGGTGAACATTACGGAAGCCAACATCATCGTCTCCGGCGGACGCGGACTCAAAGACGCCAAAAACTTTGCCCTGCTGGAAGAACTGGCTGCCGCCCTGGATGGAGCTGTGGGGGCTTCACGCGCCGCGGTTGACGCCGAGTGGATTCCCTATTCCCATCAGGTGGGGCAAACCGGAAAGACCGTGAAGCCAACTGTTTACATCGCATGCGGAATATCCGGGGCCATTCAGCACCTGGCCGGAATGTCCTCCGCCGACTACATCATCGCCATCAATAAGGACCCCGACGCTCCCATTTTCAAGGTGGCGGACCTGGGCATCGTGGGCGACCTTTTTGAAGTGCTGCCCGCCCTCACCAAAAAGGTTAAGGAACTGCGCGGATAGACCTTAGCCAGCGCGCTCGAAGCCGTGAGCCTGTCCGTCTGCGAGATTTTTTACAGCCTGCAGGGCGAATCCAACTTCGCTGGCCGTCCCTGCATTTTTGTGCGCCTCAGCGGCTGCAATCTGCGCTGTTCATACTGCGACACCCAATACGCCTGGGTCCCGGGCAAAGAGATGGAGATTGGGGAAATACTTTGCGAGGTCCGAAAATTCCCCACCCGGCTGGTGGAAGTCACCGGAGGCGAACCGCTTTGGCAGGAAGATACTTACTCCCTGTTGCGGGACCTCTGCAAAGAAGGCTATGCCTGCCTGCTGGAGACCAACGGCTCACTCTGGCTGGAGGACATGCCGGATGAGGTGATCCGGATTATCGACGTCAAATGCCCTGGCAGCGGCTGTGGCGATTCCTTCATGAAATGGAACCTGAAACGGCTCAAACCCCGCGATGAACTGAAGTTCGTGCTGACCAGCCCCTGGGATTACCGCTTTGCCCTGGATTTCATAGCAGCTAATACCCTGCAGGACAGAACCATCCACTTTTCGCCCGTCACCTCCGTTCTGAAGCCGGAAACACTAGCCCGATGGATGCTGCGGGATGGCGTGACGGCAAAACTGCAACCGCAACTACACAAGATTCTGGACCTGAAATAGCATTCTGCAATCAGAGAGTCGCGCTGTTTTGTTACCCACTATGGGTGGAAGCAGCCATCATGATTTGCTCAATTCCTTGAAAAATTGTCAGATATGGCAGGGTTTGACAATATCATAGCGTACCTCTTTCACCGGTATGGGATACGCTTTCTTGGCAGGGGATTTGTCCTCAGATTTTCAAGTCGATAAAATCCGTTTCCACCTGATAGCCGTTGTCCCTGATCACCGGAAGCGCCAGCAAGGCTTGTTTGTATCTTTCCAACTGGCCTTCCTCCCTGCCGGTGCCGGTCTTGTAATCCAGGATCAGGGCGCGTTTATTCGCCGTATCCAGCAAGAGGCGGTCGATCCGGAGTTCTCTGCCCCTGTGCCAGAGCGAGAACTCGGTGAAAACCTTGTCGTAGCCGGAAGGGAACACCTGCTTGGTGGGCAGGTTTGAGCGCAGGATCTCTATCCGGGTCTGGATGGTTTCTCTGGTGAGTAGCGAACCGAAGCGCGCCAGGCACTGTTTGCCGGCGTATTTATGCTCAGCGGGCTGGTCCTGCTTCACAAAGCTGAGATAGTGGTGGGCGAGGTCGCCGAAAAGGTTCTTGCGGTCTTCCAGCCAAATCTTTTTCCAGTTTTTATGCTCGTCGATCTCGTTGCGCTGAAGGCCGGCAAAGCGGTCGGTTTCACGAATTGGCAAAACACGGGTCAGCGCTTCCACGGTGACTCCTTCGGCCTTTGGTTCCCTGCTTTCCCCTTTTTTGGGTTGAATAGGAGTGGCCGGCCAAACATAGGTCCCATTTTCCTTTGGGACCACGGTTTCATCCTTGAAGAATTCCTCCGCGGCGGCCGCCACCAGCACGGGAAGATTCAGTTTTCCGGTTTTTCTATCCTCCACATACTTATCCCAGCCATCCTTGCCCTGAAAGGCAAAACAGAGATGCAGTGCGGTTTTGGCGCGGGTGAAAGCCACATAGAGGTTGTTCATTTCCTCCAGCATTTCGCGATGTTCGCTGTTCTCAGCCAGGGCTTTGTGGCTGGAAGCCTTGATCACATCAGCATAGTGGTAGGTGAGCCCAAAGTCCCTAAGGTCCTGGAAATCCGCCCCTTCGAAACTGGTGTAGGCCTTGAGCTTGTCATGATCGCTTCCGCCCCGGGAACTGAGATTGTAGAAAAGAAACACCCGGTCGAATTGCAAGCCTTTGGATTTGTGGACGGTTAGCAGTTGCAATGAACCTCCGCCCTCCACAGAGACCTGCTTGAGGCTGTCCTGGCCTTCATTGTCCTCCAGATAATCCAGGAACGCGGGGATGCTCACATCTTTCTGCGCGGGGGCTAATTCAAAGTCGCGCACGAGGTTGAGGAAGGCATGAATGTTCAGATAATCGCGCTCAAAGGCCTGGGGGTTGTCTTCCTCAGCCGCGGCGCCTTTATGGGTCGGCAGACAGAGGTCTGTGAGCGCCCGGCAGGCTTCGGAGATCGATCCAGTCTGCGTTTGGCTAAGTTTGTAAAGCTCGCGCGCGAGAGGACAGACAGAAAAGTCAGGTTCTCGAGAAGCTTCACGGGCGGCGGCAATTTCGTCCGCGATTTTCTTGAGCTCAGTTGCTTCGAGCATAATGTAATTCGAGCGCAGCACCTCCAGAAAATCCAGCCAGTCACGCCAGGCCAGCCAGCGCAGCCAGGCAATGAGCGGTGAAACCCAGGCGTGATTGGGCAAGGCACTGGAAGGCTGATAGATGCTGCCGATTCCAGCGGCGTCGAGCAAAGACTGGATGGCTTCCAATTCTTTACCGGTGCGGCAGATCACAGCCATGCTTTCCTGACTGTTTTTTGGGTCATGCGGTTTGATGAAATCCCACACGAAATCGCGGTAAACGGCGTCAAGGCTTTTCCAAGCCTCACCTTTGGAACAGCAGGCGGCGCGAAACTCGATGCAGGTTTGGGGATCGAGATCCTTCATGCCCTGTTTAAGCGGTTGGTAAGGCCATTGTAAGCCAAACTCTTGCAGGCGGTTGCTGATCAGGGACGACTTGAACACCCGATTGACAAAGGATATCATTTTCTCGCTACTGCGGTAGGATGTACCCAGGGATTCTTGGTTCAGGTTTCTCAGCGCGCCAAAGATGGAACGCAGGTTGAGCAAAAGTTCGCGTTCGCCGCCCCGCCAGCCAAAGATGGACTGCTTTTCATCGCCCACCACGATCATGCCACCGAAATCCTTGGTGCCCTCGCCGCTGGTGATTTCTTCGATGATCGGCTTGAGGATGGCAAACTGGATCAGCGAAGTATCCTGAAATTCGTCGATCAGGATGAAGCGGCTGCGGTGGGCCAGGAACTGGTAAAACTCGGTGGCCACGGCTTCCACCTGCATGTCGAACTGGGGCGGGTCGGTGCTGAACAGGGCTTCCAGGGTGAACCAGGAAATGTCGTCGTAGGTCATGTTTTTGTAGCGGTAGATCAATTTGTCGTATTCAGCCAGAATGGCCGACCAGACCGAAAGAATCTCTTCCTGCTCAGGCAAAAAGTGGGTGTGGAGCAACAAGTCGGCCAAGTCTTCATTAAGCTGGGCCTGCAAATCCAGAAAGGTTTGTTTTACCCCCGTCAAGTCCTTGCGCATGAATTTGCTCATGCTGGCGATCTTGCCCTCGGGGCAGTTCTGAAACAACCTCAGATAGCCGTCGGGTCTCTCACACAGTCTGGCAACCGCCTCACGTAAACCGGCATAGCTATCTGGAAACAGGGGAAATAAGGAACGGAACTTTTGCACAACGCACTCTTCCGGAGTCAGGTCCGGCCTGTTCTGCGCCATAAGGGTGATCAATAGTTCCAGATTTTCCCTGATAGCCTTGCGGAGTCGTTCAGGCTCTTCGGCACCGCCATCCCTGAACATCCGCCACAGGGTGCCCTCAGCAGGAGTTTTGTTCTCTGCCTTCCTGATCTGGAAATGCAGCCAGCGCTGTTCTATTAGTGATTTGAAGAAGTGTTTGTATTCGTCCAGGGAAGGGCTTATCTTGCGGCTGAGCAGGCTGTCCAGCCTGGCTTTGAATTCCGGTTTCATCAGGTGCTGGAGCAGGAAAGGCAGTCGTTTTTCCACAGCTTTGATGTCGATCTCGAAATTCTCAATGCTGCGCAAGGGACGGACGATATTGCGGAACACGCTGTTGATATAGGCATCTATGGTCATCACCTGCAGTTGCCTGCGGTCGGAGGAAAGGGCGCGCAGGGCCCGGTTCAGCAATTCAAGGTCCTGATCGGTCAGTTCTGCGTCCTCGCGTTCCGGCCAAAGGCTGTCCAGCAAACCGCTCCGGTCTTTGGCGATCTCTTCGGTGGCGGGTTTGTCGTTGCAAAGCAATTCCAGATGGGAGTTTATCCTTTCACGGATTTCCGCGGTGGCCTTTTTGGTGAAGGTAAGCACCAGGATGTTGTCCAGGCTGAAATCCTGGTGTTTTCCGTAAAAATCCAGAATGATGCGAATGTATTCCAGGGCAAGGCGATAGGTTTTTCCCGTGCCGGCGCTGGCGGTGATGATCTTGCTGGAAAACCGGCTCATTCTTCAGCTCCTTTGTCCGCCCGGAAGAGGTCGGCGCGGGTCACCGAGGCCAGTTTCACCCGGTCCCCGGCTTTTTTACCGAGGGTAAATCCTTGTTCCAGAATCTGTTTCAAGTTCTCTTCCTGTTCCCCGCGCCATTCCTGGCGACGTTTGTCCGTGATCTTCCTGCCTCCGGTTTTCTGATCAAAAACCTGCCAGAACAGGGATTGCAGTTCCTTGGCCGACCAGGCTTCATCCAGAAGATAGTACAGCCACTCATAGAAGATAAGCTGCTCGTCGTCGCCTTTGCCAGTTTTGAAATCCACGATGTAGTTGAGTTCGGGGCATTCCACCCTCAAATCCGCCTTTCCACTTATCCAGATAGAGTATTCTTTGCCCGCGTGGTTCACACAGACCAGCTTGCGGCCTTCTTTTTCCTCTTTGGTCATGAATTTCTCTTCCGGGATGAGCTTGAAGGAAACGCCTAGCAGCCGGGGCTTTAAAAACTCAAAATAGAACACCCGGATGGATTCGACCAGGTTGTCTGAGATAATGCTGACCAGGAATTCGTGGTTGTAGTTCTGCGGTATCTTGTAAAGGTAGAGTTGGTCAGGATCGTTCAGAATTCTGTTTAGCGTTGCCGCCAGGCCCTTAGCATCGGAAAAAGCCTGTTCCAGCTGGGGCAGGTCGGCGTCTTCTTTGGCCAGGGGCAGAAGCACTGCCGAGAGAAACGAGTGCATGATGCTGCCAAAGAGTTTGCGGGTGAGGGTTTCCTCAGGTCGCAAATCAAGTTCCGGCAGTTTGCGCAGATGCTCCAGATACCAGGCGAAGGGGTTTTTCCTGAACATGGCCAAACTATAATAACTGGTGCGGACAATTCCTTCCACGCCGAAATCCTCAGGAGGCGAACAGGGCAGGGTGAAAAAGTCCCCAGACGGCTTGGCAACACAGCAGACAGCTTGGTCGGCAAGCCCCGGCAGCCGCTCCGCGTTGGCCGCAACCGTCTCATGGCCAGCCAGATAGAGCTTGGAAATCCGCGGCGCCAACTGCGTTGGCTTCACAGCCATACCATCCCTGGCCAGTTCCGGCAGAGCGCCATCCGCCATGGCCTGCACGAGTTCCGTGACAAAGCTACCAGGCTCGATGTCGTTTTCCTGGTCCCGGTAGCTGAAAATCACGCAGCGCCGGCTGGTTAGCACGGTGCGCAGAAAATAGTAGCGCTCACGTTCACGGAGGTCGGGATAGCTTTTCAGGCCTAGGCGCGCACGTTGGTTTTCGTTAAGCAGCCAAACCGGGCTTGGATTGGAGGGTATTTCGCCTTCGATGGCGTGGAAAAAGTAAACGCTGTGATGCTGCAGATTTCTCAGGTCCAAAAGGTTGCTCACCTCCACCCGGGGTTCAGCCTTCAAAGCCTGATGAAAGCTGAATTTGCCGCTGCCCAGGGATTCCAGGAACAGTTGCAGAACCGCCGCGGCCAAACTCGCTCCCTCACAGCCGAAAAGTCCCTTCCAATCATTCACGACGCCCAGGGTTTCCAGGCTGGCGAAGTTGGCCAGGCGTTCGTAGAAAACATCCATGATGTCGCTGTGCAGCAGTTCTTCTTCACGGCATAGGTCTTTTATCCGCAGCCCATTGGGAGCGTCAACCAGGCCGATAAAGTCTTGCGGCCTGCTTATCAAGCTCAGTTGGCCAAGCAGGGCGAAATGTTTCGGCAGGATGTTTCCCAGATATGGAAAGCCTTGCTCGCGGTGCAGTTTGTCCAAAAGCTGCAAGTCCCTGTCCACATAGAGGATATCCTTTTGCAGCATGTATCTCAGCTCTTCAAGAAGCGGTGCCTTATCTTTAACCGCCAGACCGTGATAGCGCAGAAAAGACTCTTGCGCGCAGGCGTCCAGAATGAGCCGCAGCGGCAGGAAAGCGCCTTCCAGAGTGGCCTCCATCGCCTCCAGGTGCTTTTGGAAAACGAGCAGCAACTGATAGATGCCGCTGCCAACAATGCTTTCGGAGCGCGGACACGAAAAGCGGGCGGGATCGAAAAGGTCACGATAGTGGGCTTGGCTGAAGTGGCTGTCCACAATCACCGCCTCACCATCTTCCCCGCAGGCCTGGCCATGGTTGGCGAGGAAGGCCAGAACCATCTGTTCGGCGTTTTCGCATTCAACGATTTCCAGATGGCGGATGTTGTAATCCCCCCCCTTCAAGCCGGCCAATTCGATTCGGGGCGGCTCCAGGTCACGGGTTTTTTCCTCCTGGGACTGAACCAGCGCGACAACCTCGTTTCCCGCTTGCTCCAAAGCGTCCAGCAGCGCCTTTTCCAGCCCGCTGTAATAATATTGGTTCACAAAAACCACTTTCCTGCCGGAATAAGGAACCTGGACGCCGGCAGCTTCCCAACTGAAGATGGGATCGCTGAAGTCCAATTCTTCCAATATGTTCCGGTAGCGACCGCGAATCTCCAGAACTCGGTTCAGATAGTCTTCCTGCCAGTTCAGCAGCGTCATCTGGGCACGGCCGGGAAGGTCCTGCAGGATTTGGCTGTCCACCCTTTCGTCACACAGCTCCTCGAAAAACTGGAAGAAACTCCCTCCCCACTCCACGATGTCGAAATAGCCGTTGATGTGGAAGTAGGCGCGATCCTCCTCCGACAGCGCCTGGTAGAGGCAGAGCAGGCGTTTGTCATCACTAATCCGCGGCAGCGGGGGCAGCAGCAGAGCGGCTTTGAAGTCCTCCATGGCCACAAAATCGCAATCCTGTAAGGCCCAGCCTTCCAGGAAGCGCCTCCGGGCTTTGGATGCGGAGATGCGGGTGGGAAAAACCAGGATGCAGCCGTCGGTGACCTGCCCTAAAGTAGCTTCGATCAGGTCCTTACTGAAAGGGACATTGATGAGGGTGCGCAAAGAAACCTCCACAATAGCTTTTTCGCACGCTCGGGCCGGGCTGGTTTTCTGTCAAGCCGAAATCCTTTCAATCTCAATGACGGAGGCTTCTGATCGGCCTGGTTCAACTTTCCTGCCTTCTTCCGCCTCTTAACAAGCCATGCCTGGGACGAAGGCCGGGCAAGCTTGGTGGTTAAGGCCCGCTGGTTTCGCCCTCACTCGCCTCCCGCAAGATGGCCGCACCTGATGCGGGCATTGGGCGGGTGGTTCAAAGCGGGCAGGTTTGAAAGGGCTAAGGACCAGCTCAGCTGGGGGCATTCAGGAAGTTTTTGAGGGACATACAGCCCTCAAAGGACAGTCGGGGCAGAGCGGGGCCTTTTTGCAGAAGTCTTTGCAATGGAGGACGATTTGGGCGTGGAAATCGTTGTAGAGGGGCACCTCCGCGGGAATCCGGGCGCAGATGTAGTCCTGAAGCTGATGGTAATCCAACTTTTCAACGGGATAGCCGAGACGCGACAAAAGCCTTTTTGTGTAGGCATCGACTACGAAAACGGGCAGGCCGCCGGCATAAAGCAGTATTGAATCGACCGTTTCCGGACCTAACCCTTTGATGGACAGCATCCTGGCACGCAGGGCGGACAGCTCCTCCGAGAACAAGATATCCAGGTCGAAACCGCAGGTATCACCGAGAAAACGGGCAAACTCCTTGAGGCGCAAAGCCTTCTGATTGTAGTAGAGAGTGGGGCGGACGAGGGTGGCAAGCAATTGCAAATCAGCCAGATGGATGTCCCGCAGGGTGAGGATGCCCTGTCCGGCAAGCGCTACCAAAGCCTTTTCAACGTTGCCCCAGGCCACGCTTTGGGTGAGGATGGCGCCGATGATGACCTCATCCTGGGTCTGGGCAGGCCACCAGCTTTGGCAGCCATTATGGCTTAACAGGACTTGGTAAAGCTCCAGCAGTGGGAGTGGCTGATTGCCCGGTCCAGTCATGGTTTGCAAATAAATGATGTGACGATTCAGCCTCCGCTGACGAAGGCTGTGGCCAGGGTGGCTTTGCTGTTGTGATGGAAACCTGTGATTCCGGGCGCTTTCACGAGCGCTTCAGCAGCAGTGTGCAGTGCGCCGCCATCCCGGCACCACCGCCCGAAACGCCCAAACCCTCTTCAGTGGTGGCTTTCACACTCACGTTGTCCCGGCTGGTATTCAGGTCCAAAGCCAGGTTGTCCCGTATGTCTTCTATGTATGGGTTTAACTTGGGGCGTTCGGCGCAAACGGTGCAGTCGAGATTGGCCAGCGCCCAGCCGCGTTCACGCACCATGGCGAAAACGCGGCGCAGCAAGTCGCGGCTGTCGGCACCGGCAAAGGCGGGGTCAGTATCTGGAAAATGCGAGCCGATGTCACCCAGGGCCAGAGCTCCCAGCAGGGCGTCGATCACGGCATGAACCAGCACGTCGGCATCGGAATGACCCAGCAGCCCAAGATGAAAAGGAATCCGCACTCCGCCAAGGATGAGTTTGCGTCCCGGCGCCATGGTGTGAACATCGTAACCCTGGCCAACGCGGAACATGGCTCAATCCACTGTTATTGATTTGGACACGTTTTTTGGCACATCCGGATGCACTCCGTGGTCCTGGATGTTCAGCTTGTCCAGTTTCTTCATCTTGCGGAGGCTCATCTTGAGGGCAAGCATTTGCAGTGCCACGGTGGCTGAAAAGCAGGTGAGAAGGCTGTCCCCGGTCTTGGGAAGCATCACGTAGCCCCAGCCGTAGCGGCCTCCCTCGCGGGGATTGTCGCTGGCGTTTTTCAGCAGGCGTTCGTCTTCCTCGGCGATCACATAGGTGTTGGCGCCACGAATCTTGTGGGTATTTATTTGAGAGATAGTGAGATTCACGTCCCGCGGGTCTGGGCCGGTGACATAGATAAGCGGATAATTACGGTAGAGGGAATCGAAGAAATTGTGTCCTTCAACCGTGGCGCGGAATAGCTTGTCTGCCTCAGGCGACAGATTGAAAGGCATATTGCCGGTGAATATATAGTCCACCAGGGCGTTGTTGATGGCCCGGGTTTCCCTGCGGCTGATATTCTGCTCTTCGGCCTTGATGTACAGGTTTTCCACCACTCCGCTTAAAGCGCGCATGAAGCTGCGCAGGTGCTTGAATCCGTAAACTGTGTTCTTTCCGATAATGGTGTTCGGGCCGTGCTTGAATTCCGAAGCTTCGCGTCCCTCAGCATGATTGAGAACGGTTTCGCGGATTTTGAGGGCTCCTTCCATCGCCACGCCGCTGATCTTGGTGGCCAGGATGTGCATCGAAGGTTCCATATATATCTGAGCCGCGATGGAGTCAACGATATCGGATGTGTTTTCCAGGGTTTCCTTGATCAGGAAGGGAATCTGCTGCAGCGTCTGTTCCCGGGCTTTAAGGCTGGCCAGTTGTTTCCGGCGCTGTTCTTCGGTTTCGCAATCCAGTCCTTCCTCAAGTTTCATCCTGGCGGTGCGGATGGCCAGATAGTAAATCAGGGTGATCTGGTTCATGAAGCTCTTGGTGGCGGGCACTGCGATTTCTGGTCCGCAGAGGATTTGGATGGCGAGGTCGCCTTTTTCCAATCCCAAGGTGGAGTTCAGGTTGTTCACCAACACCACTTGGGAAGTTTTCACGTTGCTGGCCTCAATGTCGTTGAAGATGTCGATAAGGTCTTTGGTCTCACCGGATTGGGAGACTCCGATGATGAGGTCGTTATCCTTTATGCATTGGGAATATCCGCCGCGGAAATCGCCTGGAAGGATGGGTATGATCTCCACTTTGGCGATTTCGTTGAAAAAGAGGGCGCCGACCTTGGTAGCGTTGTAACTGGTGCCGCAGGCGATGGAATAGGCATTGCGGCTGTTGATTATGGTGTTTTTCACCCGGTCCAGAAATCCCTGCACGCTGAGCTCGAATTCCTGCACGCTGTGGCTTTCGGAAACCGCGTCGAAAGCCTTGGCCAGGATAAGCCGCCGAATGTCATACTCCGGGCCGATCAGGTCGATGAGGGTGTTTTTGTCGTTGGAAAAGAAGTACTTCTTTTCAAAATCCTCCTGAACGGCAACTTCAAAAATAGCGCGGTAATTGGCTTGGGCTGTTTCGAAGAAATTCGTAAATTCACTGGAAGCAAGCAGGGCATCAAAGACCATGTTCCGTTGGTCAAAATCATGGCAGTCCAAGATTTCTTTCAGCTTGGAATTGAGCAGTTCATCTAGATTTTCCTGCTGGATGAGTTCCAGCATGCGTTTGCCAGAATTCGATCCGCCTTGAAACAGCTTCACCAGCTTGCCGGTGGATTCCACCTGGGCGAAAATCTCCTGCTCCATGAAGTATTCAAATTCTGGCTGTAGTTCCACGTCTTCGGCGCGAAGCTTGGAAAGCACCGGCTTGGTATCGATCAGGTCACCGGCCACGTAGGTTTCATCGGGTGCGTTCACACGTTTGAAGCGGAGTTTCTTTTGCGCGTAAACCTTGTAATCCGCGGAGGTGTATTCCACAAACTCGCCATCGCGCAGGTTCACCAGCATCTTGGTATAGCGCAGAACCGCGGTGAGATCGGAAGAAGCCAGTTTGAAGGGTTCACCGTCAAGCTCGCCCACCCCGAAATAGAGACTGCTGCCGGCTTTGATGGCCCACATAGTCTGGGTTTTGGGATCCACCACCACCGCGGCGTAGGAACCAACGATTCTTTCCGCTGTGCTAAT
Above is a genomic segment from Candidatus Cloacimonadota bacterium containing:
- a CDS encoding electron transfer flavoprotein subunit alpha, translated to MIEVIDQSCVGCGACVKACAYDAIRIENKLAAIDTDKCTLCGACVQTCPFKAIVIRKKGEVQADIHEHQGIWIFAEQKDGAIAPVVFELLGKGRDLADQMEAELSAVLLGFEVEGLAEELIAFGADKVIVVDDPELKNFRDIRYAKALTELARKHKPAVILAGATVTGRSFIPRVAIQLHTGLTADCTGLEYDSETGNLLQTRPAFGGNIMATIVTSNHRPQMATVRHKVMNALPRDDNRSGIVIQEQVAFELDEEDSSWLGFEPEASTLVNITEANIIVSGGRGLKDAKNFALLEELAAALDGAVGASRAAVDAEWIPYSHQVGQTGKTVKPTVYIACGISGAIQHLAGMSSADYIIAINKDPDAPIFKVADLGIVGDLFEVLPALTKKVKELRG
- a CDS encoding radical SAM protein, with the protein product MSLSVCEIFYSLQGESNFAGRPCIFVRLSGCNLRCSYCDTQYAWVPGKEMEIGEILCEVRKFPTRLVEVTGGEPLWQEDTYSLLRDLCKEGYACLLETNGSLWLEDMPDEVIRIIDVKCPGSGCGDSFMKWNLKRLKPRDELKFVLTSPWDYRFALDFIAANTLQDRTIHFSPVTSVLKPETLARWMLRDGVTAKLQPQLHKILDLK
- a CDS encoding UvrD-helicase domain-containing protein; the protein is MSRFSSKIITASAGTGKTYRLALEYIRIILDFYGKHQDFSLDNILVLTFTKKATAEIRERINSHLELLCNDKPATEEIAKDRSGLLDSLWPEREDAELTDQDLELLNRALRALSSDRRQLQVMTIDAYINSVFRNIVRPLRSIENFEIDIKAVEKRLPFLLQHLMKPEFKARLDSLLSRKISPSLDEYKHFFKSLIEQRWLHFQIRKAENKTPAEGTLWRMFRDGGAEEPERLRKAIRENLELLITLMAQNRPDLTPEECVVQKFRSLFPLFPDSYAGLREAVARLCERPDGYLRLFQNCPEGKIASMSKFMRKDLTGVKQTFLDLQAQLNEDLADLLLHTHFLPEQEEILSVWSAILAEYDKLIYRYKNMTYDDISWFTLEALFSTDPPQFDMQVEAVATEFYQFLAHRSRFILIDEFQDTSLIQFAILKPIIEEITSGEGTKDFGGMIVVGDEKQSIFGWRGGERELLLNLRSIFGALRNLNQESLGTSYRSSEKMISFVNRVFKSSLISNRLQEFGLQWPYQPLKQGMKDLDPQTCIEFRAACCSKGEAWKSLDAVYRDFVWDFIKPHDPKNSQESMAVICRTGKELEAIQSLLDAAGIGSIYQPSSALPNHAWVSPLIAWLRWLAWRDWLDFLEVLRSNYIMLEATELKKIADEIAAAREASREPDFSVCPLARELYKLSQTQTGSISEACRALTDLCLPTHKGAAAEEDNPQAFERDYLNIHAFLNLVRDFELAPAQKDVSIPAFLDYLEDNEGQDSLKQVSVEGGGSLQLLTVHKSKGLQFDRVFLFYNLSSRGGSDHDKLKAYTSFEGADFQDLRDFGLTYHYADVIKASSHKALAENSEHREMLEEMNNLYVAFTRAKTALHLCFAFQGKDGWDKYVEDRKTGKLNLPVLVAAAAEEFFKDETVVPKENGTYVWPATPIQPKKGESREPKAEGVTVEALTRVLPIRETDRFAGLQRNEIDEHKNWKKIWLEDRKNLFGDLAHHYLSFVKQDQPAEHKYAGKQCLARFGSLLTRETIQTRIEILRSNLPTKQVFPSGYDKVFTEFSLWHRGRELRIDRLLLDTANKRALILDYKTGTGREEGQLERYKQALLALPVIRDNGYQVETDFIDLKI
- a CDS encoding PD-(D/E)XK nuclease family protein translates to MRTLINVPFSKDLIEATLGQVTDGCILVFPTRISASKARRRFLEGWALQDCDFVAMEDFKAALLLPPLPRISDDKRLLCLYQALSEEDRAYFHINGYFDIVEWGGSFFQFFEELCDERVDSQILQDLPGRAQMTLLNWQEDYLNRVLEIRGRYRNILEELDFSDPIFSWEAAGVQVPYSGRKVVFVNQYYYSGLEKALLDALEQAGNEVVALVQSQEEKTRDLEPPRIELAGLKGGDYNIRHLEIVECENAEQMVLAFLANHGQACGEDGEAVIVDSHFSQAHYRDLFDPARFSCPRSESIVGSGIYQLLLVFQKHLEAMEATLEGAFLPLRLILDACAQESFLRYHGLAVKDKAPLLEELRYMLQKDILYVDRDLQLLDKLHREQGFPYLGNILPKHFALLGQLSLISRPQDFIGLVDAPNGLRIKDLCREEELLHSDIMDVFYERLANFASLETLGVVNDWKGLFGCEGASLAAAVLQLFLESLGSGKFSFHQALKAEPRVEVSNLLDLRNLQHHSVYFFHAIEGEIPSNPSPVWLLNENQRARLGLKSYPDLRERERYYFLRTVLTSRRCVIFSYRDQENDIEPGSFVTELVQAMADGALPELARDGMAVKPTQLAPRISKLYLAGHETVAANAERLPGLADQAVCCVAKPSGDFFTLPCSPPEDFGVEGIVRTSYYSLAMFRKNPFAWYLEHLRKLPELDLRPEETLTRKLFGSIMHSFLSAVLLPLAKEDADLPQLEQAFSDAKGLAATLNRILNDPDQLYLYKIPQNYNHEFLVSIISDNLVESIRVFYFEFLKPRLLGVSFKLIPEEKFMTKEEKEGRKLVCVNHAGKEYSIWISGKADLRVECPELNYIVDFKTGKGDDEQLIFYEWLYYLLDEAWSAKELQSLFWQVFDQKTGGRKITDKRRQEWRGEQEENLKQILEQGFTLGKKAGDRVKLASVTRADLFRADKGAEE
- a CDS encoding endonuclease III domain-containing protein, which gives rise to MTGPGNQPLPLLELYQVLLSHNGCQSWWPAQTQDEVIIGAILTQSVAWGNVEKALVALAGQGILTLRDIHLADLQLLATLVRPTLYYNQKALRLKEFARFLGDTCGFDLDILFSEELSALRARMLSIKGLGPETVDSILLYAGGLPVFVVDAYTKRLLSRLGYPVEKLDYHQLQDYICARIPAEVPLYNDFHAQIVLHCKDFCKKAPLCPDCPLRAVCPSKTS
- a CDS encoding 2-C-methyl-D-erythritol 2,4-cyclodiphosphate synthase — protein: MFRVGQGYDVHTMAPGRKLILGGVRIPFHLGLLGHSDADVLVHAVIDALLGALALGDIGSHFPDTDPAFAGADSRDLLRRVFAMVRERGWALANLDCTVCAERPKLNPYIEDIRDNLALDLNTSRDNVSVKATTEEGLGVSGGGAGMAAHCTLLLKRS